A single window of Alphaproteobacteria bacterium DNA harbors:
- a CDS encoding amino acid permease, whose product MRPQRSIGLIGLTFIAISGMLGSGWLFVPLFVSQLAGPAGILSWLIGGMVMLLIALCYAEIGAMLPVSGALARVPLFSHGNVVSAAMG is encoded by the coding sequence GTGCGCCCGCAACGTTCGATCGGCCTGATCGGCCTGACCTTTATCGCAATCAGCGGTATGCTCGGTTCGGGCTGGCTCTTCGTACCCCTCTTCGTCAGTCAACTCGCCGGCCCGGCGGGAATACTGTCGTGGTTGATCGGCGGCATGGTGATGTTGCTGATCGCGCTTTGCTACGCCGAGATCGGCGCCATGTTGCCGGTCTCCGGCGCGTTGGCGCGTGTTCCCTTGTTCAGTCACGGCAATGTGGTCAGCGCCGCGATGGGTTGA
- a CDS encoding DUF3775 domain-containing protein, producing MLGIAVEKVGYILIKAREFDVKVGAQDTGPEHHPDPDDADYRDILEDYSNDPTATELHAAIDGLNDGEKINLVALFWLGRGDYIIEEWADAVAQARDRHNDRTADYLTGSPMLSDYLEEGLIKHGYSLEDAEQ from the coding sequence ATGCTTGGAATCGCAGTCGAAAAAGTCGGCTACATCTTGATCAAGGCGCGCGAGTTCGACGTCAAGGTCGGTGCCCAGGACACCGGGCCCGAGCACCATCCGGATCCGGACGACGCGGATTATCGCGACATCCTCGAAGACTACAGCAACGACCCGACGGCAACCGAACTGCACGCCGCGATCGACGGGCTCAATGACGGCGAAAAGATCAACCTTGTCGCGCTGTTCTGGCTTGGGCGCGGCGACTACATCATCGAGGAATGGGCCGACGCCGTGGCCCAGGCTCGCGACCGGCACAACGACCGCACCGCCGACTACCTCACCGGCTCGCCGATGCTGAGCGACTATCTCGAGGAAGGTCTTATCAAGCACGGCTATTCCCTGGAGGACGCGGAACAATAG